Genomic window (Penaeus vannamei isolate JL-2024 chromosome 7, ASM4276789v1, whole genome shotgun sequence):
tatatatatatatatatatatatatatatatatatctgtatttgtgtgtgtgtgtgcatatgtatgtatatatttaaatatatgtaattatatatacatgtatatatatcacatatatatatatatatatatatatatatatatatatatatatatatatatatatatatgcatgtatgtatataaatatatatatatatatatatatatatatatatatatatatatatatatatatatatatgtatatgtgtgtgtgtgtgcatatgtatgtatatatttaaatatatgtaattatataatgtatatatatcacatatatatatgagtattttaCTGAAATGACATACTCAATCTAGTTTTCTGAGAAATAATCATTTTAAGTTAAACGGATAATGATATGAACCAAAGCGGTACCATTATTGAATCCTCTTGCatataatgatatgtaaataGGTTACATGAACTTAATATACTTGAGTGGCAgtagcaaatgtgtgtgtgtagctggcTGTGTATATTAGTCCAGGTGGAAGTTGGGTGGGCATGTGTTAGTAATCAGTGGAATTCAGGTGTATTGTGTACTTAGTATTCTGAGGACTACAAAACctagctttcatttttttttcttacaaatgtCTAACACAATTTTAGACATATTCAAATATGAGTGACACCAACTTTTTACACTGAGCAACaggtaataataatcttaaacgCAATAAGTGTACATCTAACACGTGTACCTTCGCGATTTGCTGTAGCCAACCAAACTTGCTTACACATCTAACGCCGACTAAACACGTATTATGTTgtcttttctcatatttctttcttttcaggaGCGACTACCAGTCTGCCTGATACAGGAGAGGGCGCTGGGTTATCGAGAAATGTTGGTCTAAGGAAGTGTCTGTACAACGACATCTTGTACAAGAAGAACACGGTCTGTTGAACACGTGGTTTAgtattattgatgttgatgtctctctctctctctctctctctctctctctctctctctctctctctctctctctctctctctctctctctctctctctctctctctcctccctccctccctccctccctctccctctccctctccctctccctctccctctccctctccctctctctctctctctctctctcttaaacagcACCTGGAAAAAAACATCATGGTAAAGTACTATGATCGTGACATTTTCAACGTTTTCTTGCTTTGTCATGGAAAGTATACTTGATGCTGGAACCTATTTCAGAGAACGATTTTCCCGTGGTTTCAAATGCAACCAGTAGGGCAGCTGTTATGCCTTTCTTTATCATGCGATTGCGTTTTCCATTAAACATATGATAGAAACTATTATTAATGGTGTAGTATTGGGGGCACGACAACATTCCTCCAGGGTGGACAGTGGGGAATCGATGTACCTGAAATTGGCCTAAGAAGTTTAATTACTTATCGCCCTTACATATGGACATAATGATATTTCAACAATTATATGAATGCTGATTGCACAATGCAATCTCCACTCGTTTTAAAAGAGCATCCAGCTGGCAAAAAATTCTCCCTTTAGATTTGCAGTTCCTCTTCTGGGAGCGTGGTAGATCCCGGTcgagtatattaaaaaaaaatgatacactcGTTGTCATCCCTGTGCTTATGCTAATACATAAAGCATActtacaataaaaaacaaaaccctTTGAAAATCAATATCATAAGATTTATGAAGATAACGAAAACGAAATAATTCCAGGTCATAGAGAACCTTCCCGAAGCCTGCGCGCAGTTGGTGTGCAGGATGAAGCGCAGGAAACCCAAAGTGATTCTGGAACCCGTCGAAGGATGCACGTGCTCACGCTCCGCTTCAAGAGTTCCGAAGGTCGAATCCGAACCTGAAGGCGGCGACGTAGCGTCTGATGCCTTCTACGAAACAGGCGCAAGGGCGGCTAGGAGGTGCTGGTTCAACAGGAGGCGGAGAGTGAACAGCACCGTCGCCATTTTGGAGGACCACTGCGTCGGGGTCGTGTGCGTCTACAACGCGAGCGCCGCGCGAGCGGTGCTGGAGGCGCGCTTTCTCCCTGGATGCGTATGTGGCGGTGGGTGAGCGCTTTCATGGCTGGGCTCGTGTCCAATAATGAGTATTTTTGATTGTATTAATTGCTTTGTCTGCGAGTTAATTTCTTTTTGGTTTATGAAGAAAGCAAACCTCCAACACTACACATTTTCCAATAAGATGTTTAACAACCCACCCAACAGAACTTACGACCGTGCCAGCAACCGACCGCCCCACCAACCTACCTACCgaaacccccaccaacccacccaccgacccccccaccaacccacccaccgacaccctcaccaacccacccaccgaACCCCCAACGACGCGCGCAGCGTGTGACTACGCCCAATTCTCCGCCGAACACTCGATGCTGCTGCCTCCCAACCCCGAGTGTAACGCCCACAGGAACGGGGTTTCGGAGGCGGAGAAACTGGAAATCCTGGAGGCCCACAATACCCTAAGGGCGAAGGTCAGGCACTTCCTCATCCCTTTGTCCCTTTTCATGGATAGGAATCTAATTTCTAGCGTTTATtatgcttgttttatttttatttattttattagatTATGCTTTATTCCTTATTAGACtgtgaaacataaaaaaatagggaggagagtaaaagaaaggatAAACTGAACAACAATGAAAAATCGGAATGGCTTGCAGGTGGCCCGCGGGGAGGAGGGCCAAGGAGACTCGGGTCCCCAGCCTTCAGGAGCCGACATCAGGGAGTTGGTGTGGAATGACGAACTTGCGCAGGTGGCTCAGGTGAGgtctcgtttctctctgtctgtctgtctctctctctctctctctctctctctctctctctctctctctctctctctctctctccctctctctctctctctctctctctctctctctctctctctctctctctcgctctctctccctctcctctccctctccctctctctctctctctctctctctctctctctctctctctctctctctctctctctctctctctctctctctctctctctctctctctctctctaacgatttgattcttttttcatgttagtggtcattgtttatttgtctttgatccggattttttttttcgtcttttccccctttttttggtctgtgttcgtttttttctctttctctatgcgtgatggatcttttattttcatatctttttctttttgtcggatttttccctttcatttgcgttttctgtttttgtttcttgtttttttttgtttgtttgtttgtttgtttccgcgGGACTCTTTAGCTTGTTCCAGGTCCTGATGCTTCCCATGCATATGGGTGATCCCCTACATGAAT
Coding sequences:
- the LOC113812846 gene encoding uncharacterized protein — encoded protein: MASCGPLLILLVGGFLRGATTSLPDTGEGAGLSRNVGLRKCLYNDILYKKNTVIENLPEACAQLVCRMKRRKPKVILEPVEGCTCSRSASRVPKVESEPEGGDVASDAFYETGARAARRCWFNRRRRVNSTVAILEDHCVGVVCVYNASAARAVLEARFLPGCVCGELTTVPATDRPTNLPTETPTNPPTDPPTNPPTDTLTNPPTEPPTTRAACDYAQFSAEHSMLLPPNPECNAHRNGVSEAEKLEILEAHNTLRAKVARGEEGQGDSGPQPSGADIRELVWNDELAQVAQAWAEQCKGGHDGYAKRKICSRDYAVGQNVFRKWGHNPDSVWTEAIQSWYNEVANMPHTFVDQFTGSPPSGKIIGHYTQLVWGATNEIGCGAVDFSSIKSGTTYPESKVYVCNYGRNGNSINSPVYTRGPAASECSGGESNRYAGLCL